From the genome of Colwellia psychrerythraea 34H, one region includes:
- a CDS encoding outer membrane lipoprotein-sorting protein produces MLTKKILISTLSALSLLLVSNVSFALSTEEQKGLDISLEAKKRDLGWQDSTADMLMLLRNKQGQESIREIKMKSLEVLDDGDKSLTIFNKPRDVKGTAFLSFSHPIASDEQWLFLPALKRVKRISSRNKSGPFMGSEFAFEDLSSFEVEKYTYKFLGEEELNGLKTFKVEQYPADENSGYTRRIVWIDTEEYRVHKIDFYDRKDSLLKTLSFKGYKQYLAKHWRADIQEMINHQNGKSTELKWTNYAFKTGLSDSDFNRNSLKRAR; encoded by the coding sequence ATGTTAACTAAAAAAATACTGATCAGTACTTTGTCTGCACTCAGTTTGCTGCTTGTTTCAAATGTTTCTTTTGCCTTGAGTACCGAAGAGCAAAAGGGCTTAGATATTTCTTTAGAAGCTAAAAAACGTGATTTAGGCTGGCAAGATAGTACTGCTGATATGTTGATGTTATTGCGTAATAAGCAGGGCCAAGAAAGTATTCGCGAAATTAAGATGAAGTCACTAGAAGTTCTTGATGATGGGGATAAAAGCTTAACAATATTTAATAAACCACGTGATGTAAAAGGTACCGCATTTTTGAGTTTTTCTCATCCAATTGCATCCGATGAACAATGGTTATTTTTACCGGCATTAAAGCGTGTTAAACGTATATCATCACGTAACAAATCGGGACCTTTTATGGGCTCTGAATTTGCCTTTGAAGACTTAAGTTCTTTTGAAGTGGAAAAGTACACTTATAAGTTTTTAGGTGAAGAAGAATTAAATGGCTTAAAAACCTTTAAAGTTGAGCAATACCCAGCAGATGAGAACTCAGGTTATACCCGTCGAATAGTATGGATTGATACCGAAGAGTACCGCGTTCATAAAATTGATTTTTATGACCGTAAAGATTCATTACTAAAGACTCTATCGTTTAAAGGTTATAAGCAGTATTTAGCAAAGCATTGGCGTGCTGATATCCAAGAAATGATTAATCACCAAAATGGTAAAAGCACTGAGCTTAAATGGACTAACTACGCTTTTAAAACAGGTTTATCAGACAGTGATTTTAACCGTAACTCATTAAAACGAGCGCGCTAA